TTGGTATGAGAATGCGCTGGCAAATTCACCGGGATTGCGTCTGTTTGTAATGCCTGAAAATGTGCGCCACAGCTTTTACAAATATCCGGTTTTGCTGGAAAAACCCGCGTCACTCAGCGAGGTCAATCGGCGATTGTTCGAAGAATTTGGTGTACAAAGTGGCAGCATTTATTGGCCGCCCTGCCATTTGCAACCCTTTTATCAGCAAAAATTTGGCTACCGACACGGTGATTTTCCAATCGCGGAGGACATTCTCGAACGCACGATCGCGCTCCCGATTTATCCCGAATTATCGCGGGATTCCGTCAATCGGGTGGCTGCAGCGCTTCATTCAATTTTGACCGAGCCGGTGCCCGCATGATTTTGGGCGCACACCAACCGAACTATCTCCCATGGATTGGATTTTTTCACAAAATCGCCCAATCGGACAAGTTTGTGCTCGCGGAAAACGTCCAGTTTTCAACCCAAAGTTATATCAACAGAACCCGGATCAAATCCGCAGATGGCGCGGCGCACTGGCTGACTGTGCCGGTGCATTCCGGCGACGGAAATTTGCTGATCAAAGACATTCGCATCGACAACAGTAAAAACTGGCGAAAAAAACACTGGAAGACCATTCAGCTAAATTACGGAAAATCCCCCTATTTTGATCGATATGCGCCGTTTTTTGAATCATTATTTTCAAAAGAATGGCAGTTTTTGGCTGATTTGAATATTGAAACAATAACGTATGTTTGCGAAAACTACAGTATTCGCACGCCGCTGGTTTCTGATTCATCGCTGAAAATCGACGCCGAAAACCCCAGTGACCGGATCATTCAAATGACCAAAATTACAGACTGCGATGCGTATCTATCCGGCAGCGGCGCCAGCAAGAATTATCTCGATCGGGAGCAGTTCTCGACTACAGGAATTGCGCTGAAATTCACAGCCTTTGACCACCCGGCGTATGCCCAACGCCACGGCAAATTTTTGCAGGGGTTATCGGTGATTGATTTTTTATTCAACGCCGCAGACACCGCACGGAAATTTTTTGAAATCGCCCAATCCTCCAAAACAAATTCCCGGAGATTTGATGATGTCTATCGAACAAGCCCATGAGAAACGCCCCAAAATTGCGCTGCTCACCGATACCTTTGTTGTCGGTGGCGGCTTGCAGCATATTTCCCAAATTGCCCGTTCGATGCCGGAAATCGTGTTCGGTATTTTCGCAAATGGCGGCAGCGAATTTGGTAAATTGGCTGCGTTGTCGAATGTCTGGATTTTCCCCGACGGCTACCATTTGGAAAATTTGCGCCGGTTTCAACCGGATCTGGTTCATATTCATCACCTCAAACCGCTGCTCACGGTTTTAAACAACCCGTTACGGAAAACTCCATTTCCAGTTTTGTTCACCGTTCACGGGTTGCACATTCATAAATATGAATTTTTAAAAGGGTTTAGTAGCCAAATTAAGTATCAACTGCGTTTTTATTTGGAAAAATATTTGCTGAAAAAAGTAAAAAAAGTGATCACCGTTTCTGAGGAAGATGCTGAATTTGTGCGCCAAAATTATGGGATTGCGAATCCGGTTTGTATCCCAAACGGCATTGATTACGACGAAATTAGTACTGCTGATTATACAAAATCCGAATTACGGCAAAACTTAAATTTACCGGAAAATGCCCGGATTTTTCTCACTGTCGCCCGTTTTCCGTTTCAAAAAGCACACGATATTTTACTCGCAGCAATTGCCAAAAATCAGACAAAATTGCGTCAAAGTAGCGCAATATTTGTGCTCATTGGCGATGGCGAGTTTTTTTCGGAAATGCAACAATTGGCAACATCAACCGGCATTTCCGATCTGCTAATGTTTTTGGGCAGGCGCCACAATGTGCCCGATTTTATGCATGCCAGTGATTATTTTCTCCTCCCTTCGCGGTGGGAAGGTTTCCCGATTACGCTGCTCGAGGCAGCCGGATGTAACTTGCCGATTGTTGCGTCGGACACCTTTGGCAATCGCGAAATTGTGTTTCACCGGCGCAGCGGGCTTCTGTTTGAAAATGAAAACTCAGATGAATTATCAAAAATTTTATGTGATGTTTTGGCAGGAAAATATGATATGCAGGCGTTTGCAGATGCAGCGTATCTGTATGTAAATGCTAATTTTACAGCCGAAATTATGGTTGAAAAAATAAGGGATGTTTACGAATCGGTGCTGCAAACCGAGGTTGTTTTCAGCGAAATGGTTTAGCCCTTTTTTGCGCAGATTTCCATAATTTTTTCAGTGGTTTGCGTCCAGGTAAATTGCTGTTCTGCGATGGCTCGCGCCCGCGTTGCGATTGTCCGCAACTCATCCGGATTGCGTAATAAATCGATGGTTGCAGACGCCAACGCAGCAACATCGCCGGGGGGCACCACTCGTCCCAATTGGTGCGTTCGCACCATATCCAAACCGGGAATATCGGAAACGATCACCGGTTTTCCGCACGCCAAATATTCATATAATTTCAGCGATGAACCGCCGATTTTGCTATTCCGTCCGGCAATTGCCGGCACATAACAAATATCGCACTGATTGATAAAATCCGGCACTTCCTGCGGAGCAACTTTTCCGGCGAAAGTGACCTGCGATTGAACATTCTGTGATTGCACCAAATTCTCCAGATCTCGCCGCTCCTGCCCGTCACCAACGATCAGGAGTTCTACATTTTGGAAGTGTTGACGAATCAGCGGAAGGCTGCGAACCAGAATTTCCACGCCTGCCCAATTGACTAAATTTCCCACAAATCCCAACCGGATACCGGTTCCGGTTAGTCTGCCGTTTGGGTGAAATCGATGGATGTTCACACCGTTAGATATTACAATAATACGAGATTTATCGACCGAAAAGCGTTCCGAAATCATCGATTTCAGTCCGTCGGTTACCGCAATTATTTTGTCGGAAATCCGGCAGTTCCAGCGTTCAATTTTCTCAAATATCGCCACCGCAACATCGGGCAAACCGAATGCGCTTTTTACTTCGTCTGCAACAATGCCGTTGACTTCGAGAACGGTTTTTATCCGCAATATTTTTCCGATAATTCCCGGTGCAATTGTCAAAAAGCCTTTTCGGGTGAACAACACATCCGGACGATTGCGCAAACAGCGCCACAGTAACACAAAAAACAGCCGGATTTCGTATTCGACAAATTTCAGTTTGCTGGATTTGAGCAACACATTTATCGGGCAAATGTTGAACGGGAAATTTTCGATGGTGGATTGAAAGCGGGGGAGGAGCAACATTACATCGTTGCCGAGCGTTTGCATTTCGGAAATGACTTCCAAAATGTGGGTGCGCTGGGCGTCGAAATTTGATAAATCGACCGCACAAATGTAATATATTTTCAGCATATCAATTGTGAGAGAATCGTTTTAGGAACCGCTTTTTTCGAGCCGGGCAAAAAGTTTTGGCAAAAATTTCCGGTGTTCGGGATTCACCAGAATAGATTTTTTGCGCAACAGATTCTGAATTTTGTCTTTCGGTTGTTCGCCAGTTAGTGTCCACCAAATCGGATGTGTCAGCAGTTGAATATTCTTTTTCTGCAGAAATGCGGCAGAATGCAGCAGTCCGCCATTTCGCCAGCGTCCACCGGAATCGCTGATGTATTTTACAGCGCCGTCGGCGATGGGTGCATAGACTTTTGCGATGCCGGGTATGTGCAACATATCCATTACACATTCAAAATTGGCCGGGCTATGAACGCTCACAAGTTCTTTATTTACAAATGGATAGTGCGCGGACAATGTAATGATGTCGCTGTTCAGCGTTTCGAAAAAACAGACGTCGGCATCGAACACAACATGCGGTGCGATGCAGTGACCCAGTTCGTGTATGTTGTGGATGAATTGACGATTTGTGGCGGAAAACGGGTTGTAAAATGGCGAGCGGACGCAAATAAAATAGGTTGAGCGGATGCCCAATTCAAATTCGATGCAGGCAATTTGAAATGCGCTTTCGAGATTGATGTCGATATCGTGGCGGAGAAAAATGTGGTGAGATGCGGCTAAATGTCCGTTTTCGGCGGTTTGCAGATCGCAAAATTGATAGCCCTGCTGCCGGATTTTTTGCATTAGCCGACGATATCCGTCCGGTGAAAAATCGCTGTCAACGTCAATTGCCGGATCAAGTGTTTGTGAATTTATCATTTGCAGCATCGCATTTCATTAAAATTAACGGGGTCAAAACGACAAAAAACAACCGGTTGAATCATGCTGCAAACTTACACGAATCTGTTCACAAAATCTTCACAGGGAGTTAAAGGAATCTTGACTTATTGGCGTGAGCAAAAAAAACTCCGGATAAAACTCCGGAGTTTGCAAAAAATGAAATGGTCGGCTGTGCTATTTTTCCGGGGAATACACCTGCAGCACTTTTGCATTTGGCGTAAAATTGATGTCGGCTTTCGCTTTATCTTTGTAATTGATTTGCGATAAAACATAGCGCATCGATTCCAGTCGTGCGAGCTGTTTGTTGTTACCTTTGATAATTGCCCACGGGCTGTGTTCGCGGTGGGTGTGTTCGAACATTGCCTCTTTGTAACGGGTGAATTCGTGCCATTTTTTTTGCGCCAGCAAGTCGGTGGTGCTCAGTTTCCATTGTTTCAATAAATTGGTGCGACGTTCCTGCAGTCGTCGTTTTTGTTCTTCGATATCGATTGAAAACCAGAGTTTGAACATCAGAATGCCGTCTTCGTGAAGCATGTTTTCGAATTCGGGTACCTGTTTCAAAAAATGGTGATATTCGGATTCGCTGCAAAATCCCATCACCGGCTCAACAACCGCGCGATTGTACCAACTCCGATCGAAAAAAACGATTTCCCCGGCGGCGGGCAATTGGGCAACATAGCGTTGAAAATACCATTGTCCGCGCTCGCGATCGGTGGGTTTGGGCAGCGCCACAACCCGCATTGCCCGCGGATTCAGGTATCGGGTGAATCTGCGGATAGCGCCGCCTTTGCCCGCGGTATCGCGCCCTTCAAAAATAATCAGCACCCGTTGCTGGGTTTCCTGCACCCATTTTTGCAATTTCACCAATTCCGTTTGCAATTGGCGCAACTCCGATTTGTAATTTTTTCTGCTCATTCCGTTCAATTTTCCAGTGAAATTGTTTTTTGCAGATCCAATTGCGGATCCATTTTTTGCAGGTAATCCGATGATCGTGCCCGTTTATTTTCGACAAAGGGACGAACCTGGAACAGCCATATTTTTCCGTTATAAAACCCGAGTTCGACATCCAGCGCGCCGCTGTACGGTTGTCCGGCGCTGTCGCGTGCGCGATTGCGAATTTCGGTTGCAACGCCCCGAAGTTGTTGTAAATCAGCAGCTTGCAGCAAAGATAGATTCAGCGAAGTGATACCTTTTTTGGTACCGCCGGATTCAGGCAACAGCGTGTATCGCAATTCGCGGGCAGGGGAGAGGAGCTGGTTTTCGCCGGTGTGGCGCAGCAAATACGACTCCGCTGCCTGACCTTCCACAGCGCCGCCGGCTCCGCGACTAAACGCAATGGTCACATCGCGACTATCGTTGCTGGAAATTCCGGTGGTGATCAGCACGCCGGATGTGCGCACATTTACGGTCGGGATCACCAGAATGGATGGGTAAACATTTTCCGGATTGAGCAAATATTTTTGCCGCCAGCCGTAGCTGCGCTCTGTGTATGGCGATGCCCACACATCGCGGATCGCCTGAAAAATCCGGTTTTCATCGAGAACGTTGAAAACCGTCAGGTTCAATCCGGCACCGGTAAATTCTTTCAAATCTTCCATATTGGTGTCGCTGCGCAGAAAAACCGGCGTTTCGCCGATGGGTTTGCCAAAATTATCCTGAAATGCCTGCCGGATTTGCGCCTCAAATCCCGGTAAAAACGCAATGGTTTTGACAGCCTCGCGCAATTCTGCCAATCGTTCGAGAATGTTTTTTTCAACGATGTCATTGGATTTGCCGCTCCGGCGATCCAATGCAGCGCGTTCGAAAGTGAGTTGCAAAAATTGCCAGTACGTGATTGGTTTTCCCGGCATTTGCTGATCGAAATGTGCCCGGAATGCCCCGAACGGAATCACAAAACCTTCCACCACCCTATCGGGAAACAGATACTTTAACTCACCGAGATTAGCAGCTTTTGGTCCGCAGAGTTTGCCGGAATCGCTGGCGCGAAGGTTGCGCAATTTAACGAGCGTGTTCCGCAAATCCAGCCGGTCTGTGGGTACGGCAACGCGTTCGTCCGGGCGTTTGCTGACATCAAACAATGCCTTCTCTTCCGCAGACATTTGGGCAGCCAGTTTTATCGTGATTGCGCCGCGCGGCGAGACCGCGTAAAACACGATTTGCCCGCTAAACGGCAATAAATCCTGCAAATTTTGGGCTGAAAGCACCGCGTTCGGCACACCCAGATTTCGCGCCAGCAATTGCACATGCGATACCAGATTCCCCTCAGAAACGGTGGCGATACCGGCAACCGGCGTCAGATCTGCCGGCGGTCGTTCGATGACGTATATTTTTTTCGGCGAAAACTCGATGCCATCCGGCGAGCCCTGCACAACCACCAGTTCGCCCATCGCATATCCCGGATTTAATCCCTGCATTTGTCCGGCATTGGAAATGCCCAGCACCGCATTGGAAACACCAGCTGCTTTTGCCGCAGATTCCCGCAATTTTGCGACGCTGTTGCCCAACGGCAGCAAAATGGAGCCGCGCACACGGTCGTCGATAAATCCGTGGCTGAGCGGCTCAAATCCGGCAAAAGTGTTGACATCCGAAAGATAATGTGTTCGGATCATGCCGACGCTCCATTCCAGCACTCGCCGCGCATCTTCGCTGAGCGACTGAAATTCGCCGAGCGTCATAAATTTGATTTCCGGCGAAGCTGCCAACCGGTTGCGAATGGCGTCCCATTCCCACATTTCCAGATAACCGCATCCGGCGGCGGCTTTTGCCAGTGCGTGCATCAGCGCGATTTCCTGCGCCAAATGTTTCGTCTGAAAATTGATGGCAGATTGGAACAGCATCCGTTCCATCGTAATGGACAAATTCAACATTTGGAAACGGGTTGTCGTCCGGGGAATTGCCGGCAGGGTTTGCCGGATACGCAGCAGCAATTCGGAAACATCGTTGATAAACGGCAGCGTGTTCCGCAAAGAATCACTCAAATTACTGTATTGCATGATTTTCTGTATCTGCAAAGCTACCGGAGAATCCGGTGCCAATCGGGGAAGGTATGAATTGAGCAGCTTCAAATCCGCCGGTCGAAATGCGATTTCGAGATCGGCAATTAAATCGTTGAGAAATGTCAACAGGTTGGGTTTGAGCTTGTCGCGATGCTGATTCCGGAAATCTTTGACGCGTTGCACATCGCCGGATTCCGGCTGCCCGTGCAGTTTGATTCGCAAATCCATGAATGCCGGAATGGAATCGCCGAGCACCAACGACAGCGCGCGGATATTGTCCCATCGGTTGCCGCGGCTTTCTTGCGGTAAATCTTTTGCCCATTGCCGGAGCAGAAAAAATTGTTCGGCGATCATTTGGGTATCGGCAAGCTGTTTGGACAAAAATTGTGCGGACCACGCGGCTTCGTCCTCCGCCTGAATTGCACCGCGATAATAGCGGGCGCGACGCAAAATCCAGCCATCATCGATGCGCGTTAAATATTGCTCAATCTGATATTGTTTGGCGCGGGAGAACAAATGTTCAGCATCCAAAAACGCTTCGGCAGGCGTTCCGGCGAGAATTTGCCCCAGCCAAATCCCCCGTTCTTCGGCAATTTTTTGAACAATGTTTTTTGGCAGCGCATGCTGAATCGCACCGGGTTGATTGCAGCGTTCCTGCGGTGGCAGCACCCGCCCGTCCGGGCAAAACCAGCGAATCGCCTGATAGGGTCCGCGAACATCCTTTTTGAATTCGGTAATTAATCGGGTGATTGCCGCGTCATCGACAGGTTGAGCAAAAACAACCAGTTGCATCAACACTAAATGAAAAATCAATCCCAACATCGCTATAAATTTCATCATACTCCTTCTTATTCAATATTTGAAAAAATCACTCAAAGTTACAAAAAACAACGCTTTTGAGCAAGAAACACCGTCGATAAAGCAGATCGGTTTGCATAAAAAAAGCGCCAGCCATAATTGGCTGACGCAAAATAGTTAGCACTGGATTTTCCAATGCCGAATATATGTCGGTTCAAGTTCAGGCGGGTTGCTGGACTTCCGGGTCCATCAGTTCAACCGGGTTGATCAGCCCGAAACCGTATGCTTCGTCAAAACCTTCCGGACCGAGATCGATCGCTGTGCGTCGCAGATGATCCACCAAATCTTTTTGATTGTTGATCGGCGTGCTGCCGCCGAATTTTTTGTGTTTGGCCAGCATCAGCGCAACAACGCCGGCAACAAAGGGTGTTGCCATGGAGGTGCCACTCAGTCGTGCATAAGTTCTTGTGGGATATGTAGATAGGATCTGATCTCCGGGTGCGACGATATCCACTTCCGGACCACGCGAGGAGAAACTGGAAATTTTGCGGCGGCGATCAATCGAGCCAACGGCGATAACTTCATCGTGTGCTGCCGGAAAATCAACCTTGTTGAATCCGTCGTTTCCGGCGGCGGCAATCACAAAAATCCCGGCATCGATGGCTTGTTTGATGGCGCTGTGAATAAATTCATCCGGATATTGGCTGCCGAGGCTCATCGAAATAATGTCGGCTTCCTGCTCGATCGCCCATTCGATACCTGATGTTACCGAACGGGACGAGCCGGAGCCATTATCGCCCAGCACTTTGCCGATCAGCAATCCAGCTTCCGGCGCAACGCCAACCACACCCTGAGTGTTTTTCCGCGCTGCGATAATTCCGGAAACGTGAGTGCCGTGTCCCTGCATGTCTGCCGGACCGGAAACGCTGCCGGAAAAATCTTTGCTATCGATAACGGCACCTTCCAAATCGGGGTGTGTGAAATCGATACCGGTATCCAGAACGGCTACTTTCATATTTTTTCCGGCGGTTACCCGCCACAGCGACGGAATATTGAGCATGGTGATGCCCCAATCCTGTATTTCCGATGTCGCTACAAAAACTTGTTCAATTTTACAGGGTGGCAACCGGTAAATCAGTTCATCGCGGTCAATTTGGCGTAGCTTGCTGCCGTATTCACGTGTCATTTTGGAATTGCTCATCGGTTCTCCCGGTAGTTTCGAGATTTGTAAATTTTATTTTTGATCCGGTTAAATAAACTGAATTGGTGCAGAAAACTGTGACAGAATACACATTTGCAGCCGGAATTGGCTGTAATCAAGGATAAAAGATAAAGGACAAAGGATAAAATTGCGGATGATTTATCCAATTGTTTTCTGATTCCGGCAATTTACCTTTCGACTTTGCTCAGGGTTTGGATACAAAAGCATCCGGCGAACGTAGCCGAAGCATCAAGATTCTTCTCCCGGAAGCAGCAGTTCGTTCACTCGTCGCACCGGTGAAAGCATCAGCGAAAATTTTTTTCGAATGCCTGTATCCGGCAGGCTGGCAACCGGCAGATAGCTTTGCCGGAAACCGAGTTTCTGGGCTTCGCCGAGTCGCTGCTCCATAAACGAAACCGGACGAACTTCTCCGCCCAAGCCAAGCTCGCCGATGTAAACCGCGTCATTTTCCAACGGACGTTCCAGCCGGCTGGAATAGAGCGCCGCAGCGACGCCGAGATCAATTCCCGGATCTTCGATGCGCAATCCGCCGGCAACTTTTACAAATACATCGTGAATGCCGAAGCTCAACCGGCAATATTTTTCGAGAATCGCCAAAATCAACGAGAGGCGCCGATGATCGAATCCGCTGACGGTTCGCTGCGGCGTGCCGTAATTTGAGCGACTTACCAACGCCTGAACTTCCACCATCAACGGGCGGCTGCCTTCGTAGCTGCAAACGATGCTGCTGCCGGCCATCGGCT
The window above is part of the Calditrichia bacterium genome. Proteins encoded here:
- a CDS encoding WbqC family protein, producing MILGAHQPNYLPWIGFFHKIAQSDKFVLAENVQFSTQSYINRTRIKSADGAAHWLTVPVHSGDGNLLIKDIRIDNSKNWRKKHWKTIQLNYGKSPYFDRYAPFFESLFSKEWQFLADLNIETITYVCENYSIRTPLVSDSSLKIDAENPSDRIIQMTKITDCDAYLSGSGASKNYLDREQFSTTGIALKFTAFDHPAYAQRHGKFLQGLSVIDFLFNAADTARKFFEIAQSSKTNSRRFDDVYRTSP
- a CDS encoding glycosyltransferase family 4 protein, whose amino-acid sequence is MSIEQAHEKRPKIALLTDTFVVGGGLQHISQIARSMPEIVFGIFANGGSEFGKLAALSNVWIFPDGYHLENLRRFQPDLVHIHHLKPLLTVLNNPLRKTPFPVLFTVHGLHIHKYEFLKGFSSQIKYQLRFYLEKYLLKKVKKVITVSEEDAEFVRQNYGIANPVCIPNGIDYDEISTADYTKSELRQNLNLPENARIFLTVARFPFQKAHDILLAAIAKNQTKLRQSSAIFVLIGDGEFFSEMQQLATSTGISDLLMFLGRRHNVPDFMHASDYFLLPSRWEGFPITLLEAAGCNLPIVASDTFGNREIVFHRRSGLLFENENSDELSKILCDVLAGKYDMQAFADAAYLYVNANFTAEIMVEKIRDVYESVLQTEVVFSEMV
- a CDS encoding glycosyltransferase family 4 protein, which produces MLKIYYICAVDLSNFDAQRTHILEVISEMQTLGNDVMLLLPRFQSTIENFPFNICPINVLLKSSKLKFVEYEIRLFFVLLWRCLRNRPDVLFTRKGFLTIAPGIIGKILRIKTVLEVNGIVADEVKSAFGLPDVAVAIFEKIERWNCRISDKIIAVTDGLKSMISERFSVDKSRIIVISNGVNIHRFHPNGRLTGTGIRLGFVGNLVNWAGVEILVRSLPLIRQHFQNVELLIVGDGQERRDLENLVQSQNVQSQVTFAGKVAPQEVPDFINQCDICYVPAIAGRNSKIGGSSLKLYEYLACGKPVIVSDIPGLDMVRTHQLGRVVPPGDVAALASATIDLLRNPDELRTIATRARAIAEQQFTWTQTTEKIMEICAKKG
- the ppk2 gene encoding polyphosphate kinase 2; its protein translation is MSRKNYKSELRQLQTELVKLQKWVQETQQRVLIIFEGRDTAGKGGAIRRFTRYLNPRAMRVVALPKPTDRERGQWYFQRYVAQLPAAGEIVFFDRSWYNRAVVEPVMGFCSESEYHHFLKQVPEFENMLHEDGILMFKLWFSIDIEEQKRRLQERRTNLLKQWKLSTTDLLAQKKWHEFTRYKEAMFEHTHREHSPWAIIKGNNKQLARLESMRYVLSQINYKDKAKADINFTPNAKVLQVYSPEK
- a CDS encoding phosphoenolpyruvate synthase → MMKFIAMLGLIFHLVLMQLVVFAQPVDDAAITRLITEFKKDVRGPYQAIRWFCPDGRVLPPQERCNQPGAIQHALPKNIVQKIAEERGIWLGQILAGTPAEAFLDAEHLFSRAKQYQIEQYLTRIDDGWILRRARYYRGAIQAEDEAAWSAQFLSKQLADTQMIAEQFFLLRQWAKDLPQESRGNRWDNIRALSLVLGDSIPAFMDLRIKLHGQPESGDVQRVKDFRNQHRDKLKPNLLTFLNDLIADLEIAFRPADLKLLNSYLPRLAPDSPVALQIQKIMQYSNLSDSLRNTLPFINDVSELLLRIRQTLPAIPRTTTRFQMLNLSITMERMLFQSAINFQTKHLAQEIALMHALAKAAAGCGYLEMWEWDAIRNRLAASPEIKFMTLGEFQSLSEDARRVLEWSVGMIRTHYLSDVNTFAGFEPLSHGFIDDRVRGSILLPLGNSVAKLRESAAKAAGVSNAVLGISNAGQMQGLNPGYAMGELVVVQGSPDGIEFSPKKIYVIERPPADLTPVAGIATVSEGNLVSHVQLLARNLGVPNAVLSAQNLQDLLPFSGQIVFYAVSPRGAITIKLAAQMSAEEKALFDVSKRPDERVAVPTDRLDLRNTLVKLRNLRASDSGKLCGPKAANLGELKYLFPDRVVEGFVIPFGAFRAHFDQQMPGKPITYWQFLQLTFERAALDRRSGKSNDIVEKNILERLAELREAVKTIAFLPGFEAQIRQAFQDNFGKPIGETPVFLRSDTNMEDLKEFTGAGLNLTVFNVLDENRIFQAIRDVWASPYTERSYGWRQKYLLNPENVYPSILVIPTVNVRTSGVLITTGISSNDSRDVTIAFSRGAGGAVEGQAAESYLLRHTGENQLLSPARELRYTLLPESGGTKKGITSLNLSLLQAADLQQLRGVATEIRNRARDSAGQPYSGALDVELGFYNGKIWLFQVRPFVENKRARSSDYLQKMDPQLDLQKTISLEN
- a CDS encoding S8 family peptidase, giving the protein MTREYGSKLRQIDRDELIYRLPPCKIEQVFVATSEIQDWGITMLNIPSLWRVTAGKNMKVAVLDTGIDFTHPDLEGAVIDSKDFSGSVSGPADMQGHGTHVSGIIAARKNTQGVVGVAPEAGLLIGKVLGDNGSGSSRSVTSGIEWAIEQEADIISMSLGSQYPDEFIHSAIKQAIDAGIFVIAAAGNDGFNKVDFPAAHDEVIAVGSIDRRRKISSFSSRGPEVDIVAPGDQILSTYPTRTYARLSGTSMATPFVAGVVALMLAKHKKFGGSTPINNQKDLVDHLRRTAIDLGPEGFDEAYGFGLINPVELMDPEVQQPA